In a single window of the Candidatus Methylomirabilota bacterium genome:
- a CDS encoding chromosome partitioning protein ParB, translating into MATWGKFPDEDAPKAVVALAEQVERDGGLALALYREPVGEHWQIFCLLPMGKVEPTPYQRDLSPTHAKRLQEVVKKIDRFVDPIVVMSPKVGLYWTPNGNHRRVVLEKLKAKLVPAILVPEPEVAFQILALNTEKAHNLKEKSLEVIRMYRGLVEEEPESGEESYAFQFESPHFITLGLLYEKNKRFAGGAFAPILRRVDKFLKGRFPKTLGEREERAELVREADEALVEVVAKIK; encoded by the coding sequence ATGGCCACGTGGGGAAAGTTCCCGGACGAGGACGCGCCCAAGGCGGTGGTCGCGCTGGCCGAACAGGTCGAGCGCGACGGCGGCCTCGCCCTGGCTCTCTACCGCGAGCCGGTGGGCGAGCACTGGCAGATCTTCTGTCTCCTGCCCATGGGCAAGGTCGAGCCGACCCCGTATCAGCGCGACCTCTCGCCCACGCATGCCAAGCGCCTGCAGGAGGTGGTCAAGAAGATCGATCGCTTCGTGGATCCCATCGTCGTGATGTCGCCGAAGGTGGGGCTCTACTGGACGCCCAACGGCAATCACCGACGCGTGGTGCTGGAGAAGCTCAAGGCCAAGCTGGTGCCGGCCATCCTGGTGCCCGAGCCCGAGGTCGCCTTCCAGATCCTCGCCCTCAATACGGAGAAGGCCCACAACCTCAAGGAGAAGTCCCTCGAGGTCATCCGCATGTACCGGGGCCTGGTGGAGGAGGAGCCGGAGAGCGGCGAGGAAAGCTACGCTTTCCAGTTCGAGTCCCCCCACTTCATCACGCTGGGACTTCTCTACGAGAAGAACAAGCGCTTCGCGGGCGGCGCCTTCGCGCCCATCCTCCGGCGCGTGGACAAGTTCCTCAAGGGCCGCTTCCCGAAAACGCTCGGGGAGCGGGAGGAGCGCGCCGAGCTGGTTCGCGAAGCCGACGAGGCGCTGGTCGAGGTGGTGGCCAAGATCAAGAA